One Pochonia chlamydosporia 170 chromosome 5, whole genome shotgun sequence DNA segment encodes these proteins:
- a CDS encoding GIY-YIG catalytic domain-containing protein (similar to Metarhizium robertsii ARSEF 23 XP_007817624.2) translates to MTHIAKPLPALYTVYVLRSTVRHASLYIGSTPNPPRRLKQHNGESKGGATRTSRDNLRPWEMIVLVSGFPSMVAALKFEWALTNPHLSLHIPDESRLSISTQRKKNGMPKRPVHSVKSIMSNIHLLTGVPSFARWPLNVHFLAREAYTAWQSRIQATQAPCRDGLQILTDFTQGRDVGGASSAVGGIHALPLDYSPLTEYVMKANEVVTFEQEGKCIHCAEELESGRGLHGMCPNSECKAMGHLDCWSKHALSGEDTMHIIPDQCSCPACGGPVRWGDMVKELSLRVRGSKDVQKLAKAAQKTQKSVGP, encoded by the exons ATGACTCATATCGCGAAACCCCTCCCGGCGCTATACACAGTCTATGTCCTCCGGTCTACAGTTAGACACGCGTCTCTTTACATTggctcaacaccaaacccTCCGCGACGCTTGAAGCAACACAATGGCGAATCCAAGGGTGGTGCGACGCGGACATCACGCGACAATCTTCGCCCCTGGGAGATGATTGTTCTGGTCTCTGGATTTCCGAGTATGGTTGCAGCGCTCAAATTTGA ATGGGCACTGACAAATCCTCATCTTTCTTTACATATTCCAGACGAATCTCGCTTGAGCATTTCTAcacaaagaaagaaaaatggCATGCCGAAACGGCCAGTGCACAGCGTGAAGTCCATCATGTCGAACATTCACTTGCTTACTGGCGTCCCGAGCTTTGCTAGATGGCCGCTGAATGTTCATTTTCTTGCAAGAGAGGCATACACCGCGTGGCAGAGTAGGATACAGGCTACGCAAGCACCATGTCGAGATGGTCTCCAAATTCTGACGGATTTCACCCAAGGTCGCGACGTCGGGGGTGCTTCGTCGGCTGTAGGAGGCATCCACGCATTGCCACTGGATTATAGCCCCTTGACGGAATACGTGATGAAGGCCAATGAGGTGGTCACCTTTGAGCAAGAGGGCAAGTGCATTCACTGTGCAGAGGAGCTGGAATCAGGCCGAGGGCTTCATGGCATGTGTCCCAATAGTGAATGCAAAGCCATGGGCCACCTGGATTGCTGGAGCAAGCACGCTTTGTCGGGCGAAGATACCATGCATATTATACCCGATCAATGCTCTTGTCCTGCTTGTGGGGGGCCGGTTCGATGGGGCGATATGGTTAAAGAGTTGAGTTTGCGAGTCCGTGGTAGCAAGGATGTACagaagttggccaaggcagcccaAAAAACCCAAAAGTCGGTTGGTCCATAA
- a CDS encoding splicing factor 3a subunit 3 (similar to Neosartorya fischeri NRRL 181 XP_001266287.1), whose protein sequence is MYVLEEQRYIHEDLERLEQGIADRVREEPKHIRDRLNRDHEIAQLLDQIQKQSSSLLALYKDDNGARAGELQELNASDTFDAFYKQLGDIREHHARYPNEQAENSEQRYKQKRGDPSVPLATVVDTIFSGEEAFGRFFDLNTCYDSFLNLPSIKRLTYLQYLEYFDNFTPGYGGVKRGDKMTDQYFNYVGELAQYLEGFMRRTRPLENTDGVLSEFDEEFGKLWDKDEIEGWQLESSSKTNGTKATLSNAEAIWCEDCEKEFKNENVYKNHLTGRKHVKAAEQRKQRQQDASAQSGDSKSATVSSTRLKERAIAEREYRVKKLASSMSTERGDTRINVERKQGMTKREREQELENLLNASDAPREMADDGEGEEDEDEDKIYNPLKVPLGWDGKPIPFWLYRLHGLGVEFPCEICGNYVYKGRRAFEKHFNEARHIYNLKCLGITNPTLFRDITKMDEAVRLWEKIQKEKKQSKLDEGSVVQMEDGEGNVMPEKVYYDLQKQGLL, encoded by the exons atgtATGTCCTGGAGGAACAGCGGTACATCCATGAGGATTTGGAGCGTTTGGAACAGGGCATCGCAGACCGCGTGCGCGAAGAGCCAAAGCAT ATACGCGACCGCTTAAATCGCGACCACGAGATTGCCCAACTTCTCGACCAGATTCAAAAACAGTCAAGCAGCTTATTAGCTCTCTACAAAGACGACAATGGAGCTCGAGCTGGAGAACTTCAGGAGCTCAACGCAAGCGACACCTTTGACGCATTCTACAAACAACTAGGCGATATCCGCGAACACCATGCGAGATACCCAAACGAGCAGGCGGAAAATTCGGAGCAGAGATACAAGCAAAAGAGGGGAGACCCTTCAGTACCTCTGGCGACGGTTGTTGACACAATATTCTCTGGAGAAGAGGCGTTTGGCCGATTTTTCGACTTGAATACCTGTTATGACTCGTTTTTGAATCTTCCCAGCATTAAGCGACTTACGTATTTGCAATACCTCGAGTATTTTGACAACTTTACCCCCGGTTACGGAGGGGTCAAACGAGGCGACAAGATGACGGACCAATACTTCAACTACGTTGGTGAACTGGCGCAATATCTGGAAGGCTTTATGAGAAGGACAAGACCGCTGGAAAACACAGATGGCGTTTTATCCGAGTTTGACGAAGAGTTTGGCAAGTTGTGGGACAAGGACGAGATTGAGGGTTGGCAACTCGAATCATCCTCCAAAACGAACGGTACAAAAGCAACTTTAAGTAATGCCGAGGCGATATGGTGCGAAGACTGCGAGAAGGAGTTCAAAAACGAAAACGTCTACAAAAACCACTTGACCGGCCGAAAACACGTCAAGGCAGCAGAACAGCGGAaacaacgacaacaagatGCCTCAGCTCAATCAGGGGACTCAAAATCAGCCACTGTTtcgtcaacaagattgaAGGAGCGGGCGATTGCAGAGCGCGAATACAGAGTAAAAAAACTCgcaagctccatgtccacagaACGTGGCGACACTCGTATCAACGTCGAACGAAAGCAAGGAATGACGAAGCGAGAACGAGAGCAGGAACTGGAAAACCTTCTCAATGCATCGGACGCTCCACGAGAAATGGCCGACGACGGTGAAGgtgaggaggacgaggacgaagacaagATATACAACCCCCTCAAAGTTCCGTTGGGCTGGGACGGCAAACCAATCCCGTTTTGGCTGTACCGACTGCACGGACTGGGCGTGGAGTTTCCGTGCGAAATATGCGGCAACTATGTGTACAAGGGGCGACGGGCGTTCGAGAAGCATTTCAATGAGGCACGGCACATCTACAACCTCAAGTGTCTGGGTATCACGAATCCCACGTTATTCCGTGACATTACCAAGATGGACGAGGCAGTCAGGCTGTGGGAGAAGATtcaaaaggaaaagaagcagTCCAAGCTAGACGAGGGCAGCGTTGTGCAAAtggaggatggcgagggcaATGTGATGCCGGAGAAGGTGTATTACGATTTACAAAAGCAGGGTCTGCTGTGA
- a CDS encoding eukaryotic initiation factor 4A (similar to Aspergillus terreus NIH2624 XP_001209019.1), whose translation MAEGAGGIDRKADERMEFSTSKEVTVHPTFESMSLKENLLRGIYAYGYESPSAVQSRAIVQVCKGRDTIAQAQSGTGKTATFSISMLQVIDTAVRETQALVLSPTRELATQIQSVVMALGDYMNVQCHACIGGTNVGEDIRKLDYGQHIVSGTPGRVADMIRRRHLRTRHIKMLVLDEADELLNKGFREQIYDVYRYLPPATQVVVVSATLPYDVLDMTTKFMTDPVRILVKRDELTLEGLKQYFIAVEKEDWKFDTLCDLYDTLTITQAVIFCNTRRKVDWLTDKMREANFTVSSMHGDMPQKERDSIMQDFRQGNSRVLISTDVWARGIDVQQVSLVINYDLPSNRENYIHRIGRSGRFGRKGVAINFVTTEDVRILRDIELYYSTQIDEMPMNVADLIA comes from the exons ATGGCTGAAGGCGCCGGAGGAATTGACCGCAAGGCGGACGAGAGGATGGAGTTCTCCACCTCTAAAGAAGTCACCGTCCACCCAACTTTCGAATCCATGTCTTTGAAGG AGAACCTTCTTCGCGGTATCTATGCGTACGGTTACGAATCTCCGTCGGCTGTTCAATCCCGAGCCATCGTGCAAGTATGCAAAGGACGCGACACCATCGCGCAAGCACAGTCTGGTACCGGCAAAACGGCGACCTTTTCGATCAGTATGCTGCAGGTTATTGATACCGCTGTGCGCGAAACCCAGGCCTTAGTGCTTTCGCCCACCAGAGAGCTTGCTACTCAAATCCAGTCCGTCGTTATGGCGCTCGGCGACTACATGAATGTGCAATGTCACGCTTGTATTGGTGGTACcaatgttggtgaagatATCCGCAAGCTTGACTACGGCCAGCACATCGTTTCCGGTACCCCTGGACGTGTTGCAGACATGATTCGAAGACGACACCTGCGCACAAGACACATCaagatgctggtgctggatgaagCTGATGAACTGCTCAACAAGGGTTTTAGGGAACAAATTTACGATGTGTATCGATATTTGCCCCCAGCCACCCAGGTCGTCGTAGTCAGCGCCACCCTGCCGTACGATGTATTGGACATGACCACAAAGTTCATGACTGATCCGGTCAGAATTCTCGTCAAGCGTGATGAGTTGACCCTCGAAGGTCTGAAACAATACTTCATTGCTGTTGAGAAGGAGGATTGGAAGTTTGATACCCTGTGCGATTTGTACGACACCTTGACCATCACGCAAGCTGTCATCTTTTGCAACACCCGTCGCAAGGTTGATTGGCTGACCGACAAGATGCGCGAGGCCAACTTCACTGTCAGCAGCATGCACGGCGACATGCCCCAAAAGGAGCGAGACAGCATTATGCAGGATTTCCGACAGGGCAACAGTCGAGTTCTTATTTCGACGGATGTTTGGGCCCGTGGTATTGATGTGCAACAAGTCAGTTTGGTTATCAACTACGACTTACCCAGCAACCGTGAGAACTACATCCACCGTATCGGTCGAAGTGGTCGATTCGGTCGCAAGGGTGTTGCTATCAACTTTGTCACTACGGAAGATGTGCGCATTCTGCGTGATATTGAGT TGTACTACTCAACCCAAATCGATGAAATGCCCATGAACGTCGCAGATCTTATCGCTTAA